ACTACCACAAATGCTTCTGACTTGTTGCGGTTCCTTTAGTCCTACGCCACGAATTGAACTTACTTCACTATCAGCAATATACAATTCTTGTCCATTGGTCGTGATTCCACTGGGTTGGGCAAATACTGAGTCGGTAAGTAAACCATCTATACAAGCTTCTGCACCAGTACCAGCATAGGTTTTAACGATACCGCTTTCTAAGTTCATTTGCCAAATTTGATGCGACCCAGCCATTGCAATAAATAGGGTTTGTCCCAATTGCACTACATCCCAAGGGGAATTTAAAGCGGTTTCTATTCCTGCACCCCCATGAGGATAAATATTGCGGCTTTGTTCACCAGTTCCAGCGATGGTTTTTACTATTTGACGCTTGAGGTCAACTCGTCGCAGGGTATGATTTTCTGTATCAGCAACGTAAAGCATCTGATTTTCTGGATCAAATGCCATTCCTTGGGGTGCGAAAAACTGCGCTTCGTTAAATGCACCATCGGTTAAGCCAGATTTTCCCGTTCCAATTAAGTGCAGAATTTCTCCGTCGTAGCTACTCATTACTACACGGTGATGTCCAGAGTCCGCGATGAATAACCCGGCGGGAGTGGCGAGAACTTTACCGGGAAAGGCTAGTGGTGTAGTTAATGCTTGACGTTGTTTTTCTAAAGTTACGCTGATTTCCTGGAAATTAATCGTACCTTTTTCTTGGTGTTCACTAATTAACTGCTGAATTAACTCGTCTAAACTATCACGCTTGCCTTCACCAGAAAGATAACCTACTACGTAACCTTCTGGATCAATAATCATGAAGGTAGGCCAAGCACGCACAGTATACTCTTCCCAAACCCGAAAATCTCTATCTACTAAAACTGGATGTTCGATGTCGTAGCGCAGGATGGCTTGGCGAATATTCTCAATTTCTTTTTCGTTGTCAAATTTAGCCGAGTGTACGCCGATAACCGTCAGGCTGTCTTGATATTTTTGTTCTAAGTATTTTAAATCTGGCAGAATGTGGAGACAATTAATACAGCAATATGTCCAAAAGTCCAAAATTACGACTCTACCCTTGAGTTCTTTGAGAGATAAGGGTTTATCAGTGTTAAGCCAAGTGTAATTTTGTGGTAGTTCCGGCGCTCTGACACGGGGAGTCATGGAATATCCTTTGGCCTTAGTGGTAGGCGATACTAATATAGTTGTCTCATAATCCGGGCGGGCAGGATGCCCACCCCACAAAATGGTTGAAATACAGCAGTTTTCATTGAAATGAAGTACAGATATAGTTGAGTATTTTTTGATCAACTATACTCACTTGCAAACTGCTGTATTTCTGCCAAATTCCTTCTTATCTATCCTCCTAACTGGTGGTTCTGTTATTCCTCCATAGTGGTAACTTTGTATTCCCCAGCCCTTTCTTCCTGTTCTGGTACAGGCGTAGTTTCTGGAACTACTGAAGGCTCACTAGGAGATAATTTAAAATTTGGCAGTTGTTTAGGGTTGAAATATCTTTTTAATGACGGTTCTTCAGGATCGGGAGCAATTTTTGTGGGTAACGGTATTGATTCACCTGTTGGCGTTTCCTCTGGTTGTGCTTCCGGTGCAGTTGACTCACTAGATTTAGGTGTTTCTGGTTTCGCTAATTTTTCCGGTGCTTCCACTGGAGGTGTGGGAATTATCTCAGGTTGAGCTTCCGGTGCAGGTGACTCAATAATCTCTGGTAGTGTCGGGGATAAACTCGGTGACGGTTCCGTTGTCGGGACTGAACGACGTTGGAAAAATCCCTCAGATTTAGGTGTTTCTGGTTTCGCTAATTTTTCCGGTGCTTCCACTGGAGGCGTGGGAATTATCTCAGGTTGAGCTTCCGGTGCAGGTGACTCAATAATCTCTGGTAGTGTCGGGGGTAAACTCGGTGACGGTTCTATTGTCGGGACTGCACGACGTTTGAAGAATACCTCAGATTTTGATGTTTCGGATGCTTCAACTTGGGGTGTAGGTTTTACAGGTGTTTCTGGAACTTCAGTTTTAGGAATAATCTGAGGCTGTGATTCTGGTGTTGTTTCAACGCTGGGAGTAGGTGTAGGTTCAACTACTGGTTTATTCGCAGTGTAATTGGGGTCTACAATACTACGCGCCTGATCCGCTTTTAATTCTCCTCTGACAATTCTCGAAAGTGTGTCTTTACCCTGGGGCTGATAATTAATCAGTCTGGCTGTGGTATTAAAGGCATTTTTTAGAGGATTTCCCTGATTATCGAGGAATTCTAGTTTTATCCAATTTTTACCAGGTTTGAAGCCCTTGAGGTAAATTGGTTGCCAGCGATCCAAAATGAAGCTTTCATCATTAATAGTGCAACGGATGCGCCAATCGCTGACTGTATCGTTGGGGTTGTCTTCAGCGACAAGATGCAGAGGCGCGTTAGTTAAATAAAAGTCCAGTAAAATTGGTTCTGCTCCATAACTGCCTTTAGGACGGCTGTAAGTTAGTACAGGCAGAGTAGGATCAGGGTTATTGTCCTCAGTTTTCGTGAAAATATGGAATGTTGTCTGGGCGTAAGCACCTTCATTTTTAAAGCTTTCGTGCCAAGGACGAGAAGCAAAAACGCGTAAGGTATGTGTACCAGGGGAAACTTCTGGTAAAACTAAAGGCTTATTTACATCGTAAACAGCTATATAAGGTTGGTTATCGAGAATTACGTGTAAATGAGGCCCTAATTCCAATTCAGGATCTTTGAATATTGGTATATCCTTTACCTGAAAGTTAACTGTAACTTTGCTGTCTTGGAGAATTTCATCAGGTTGGGGGGATAAAAATGTCACCTGTGGCCGATAATTTTCCAAGGTGAGGCGTAGTTCCTGAATGACCTCTGGTGGGGAAACTTCGGAAAATTGCTGAGAAATCTGAGAAATTTTGGGCGGGTTATTTCTCTGGCTCACAGCCACTTCTTGGCTACCAGCTTTTTCACCACAACTGGCTAAAGTCAATACCAGCACCAATGTCATCAGCCACCTGATAATAGTAAATCTCCGATAAAATATCTGGTTGAGCATTCCTGGCTGCCAAAATTTCATGCATTTGATCCTAGTGATGGTTAGTCGTCATTGACACTCCCCTATAAATTCGGGGATTCTTGCTTCACTGGGATTCCAATGAATTTACCCTCTGCAAGCATCTTGACCGTATGCCCTACGGCTGCAAGTCCTCGAACCAGAACTACTTAAGTTATTCTGACTTAAACCGTACATCGGACACCATAGCCCAAAAGGTGAAATGTTTCTCACATCGCATAACATTTTATTTTGATTTTTTTAGATAAATTTAAAATAATTAATACTTTCTCCAAATTTTTCCCGTAGCAATTGAAACATAGAAAAAAAATAAAAAGATTCAGCTGTAATGCCAGCTAAATGGGGTTAATTGTGTTAAGCCATAAGTTTGACGAATTGTTATCCTTTGTAAATTAAATGAATAAACTCTTGACTTTTCGCGAGAAAGTTCGCAAATAAAAAGCTTGTATGGCAATTATTTCAGCTAATTTGAATTATTGTTAAAATGTGTTTAACAATGCACCTGTAATGAGTCTATAATTCAACAGAAACAAACTTCCACATAGATTCTTCATCACTGCTTCAGGAAATTCTGTAGTTTGCGACTAGGTTTAACTTTGTGGTATTTATGATTCCTCATTCCTTACTAAGAGAGGAGGTCGAATGACGATTAGTCCTCCGGAGCGAGAGGAAAAGAAGGCAAGAGTCATAGTTGATAAAGATCCTGTTCCTACCTCATTTGAAAAATGGGCAAAACCAGGACACTTCGACAGATCCTTAGCCAAAGGCCCCAAAACCACCACCTGGATTTGGAACCTTCATGCCCTCGCCCATGACTTTGATACACATACAAGCGATTTAGAAGACATTTCTCGTAAAATCTTCGCGGCACACTTCGGACATTTATCCGTAGTAGCGATTTGGTTAAGCGGGATGTTATTCCACGGCGCTAAATTCTCGAATTACGAAGCCTGGTTAAGCGACCCATTAAATGTGAGTCCCAGCGCTCAAGTTGTATGGCCCATTGTGGGACAAGACATTTTAAATGGTGATGTCGGCGGTGGATTCCGCGGTATTCAGATCACCTCTGGCTTGTTCCAAGTATGGCGCGGCTGGGGCATCACAAGCTCATTCCAGCTTTATGTCACAGCTATTGGCGGCTTGGTATTAGCAGGATTGTTCTTATTTGCTGGTTGGTTCCATTACCACAAGCGCGCTCCTAAACTGGAATGGTTCCAGAACGTGGAGTCAATGCTGAATCATCACTTGGCAGTATTGCTAGGTTGTGGTTCCTTGGGATGGACTGGACACCTAATCCATGTGTCAGCACCAATCAACAAACTTTTGGATGCAGGTGTAGCTGCTAAAGATATACCTTTACCCCATGAGTTAATCCTGAACAAAGACTTGTTGACAGATTTGTATCCCAGCTTTGCTAGTGGGTTAACACCATTCTTCACCTTGAACTGGGGTCAGTATGCTGACTTCCTCACCTTCAAGGGCGGTTTGAACCCTGTAACAGGCGGCTTGTGGATGACCGATATTGCCCATCACCATTTGGCGATCGCGGTTCTGTTCATCATTGCTGGTCATATGTACCGTACCAATTGGGGTATCGGTCACAGTATTAAAGAAATCCTGGAAAACCATAAAGGTCCCTTCACAGGAGAAGGTCATAAAGGTTTGTATGAAAACCTGACCACATCCTGGCACGCTCAGTTGGCAACTAACCTTGCTTTCTTGGGTTCACTGACGATCATCATTGCTCACCATATGTACGCAATGCCCCCGTATCCGTACTTGGCAACGGACTACGCAACGCAATTGTGTATATTCACCCACCATATGTGGATCGGTGGCTTCTTGATTGTTGGTGGTGCGGCTCACGCAGCCATATTCATGGTGCGGGATTACGATCCTGTTGTGAACCAAAACAACGTGTTAGATCGTGTGATTCGTCACCGGGATGCTATTATTTCCCATCTGAACTGGGTGTGTATTTTCTTAGGCTTCCACAGCTTTGGTTTGTACATCCACAACGATACAATGCGTGCCTTGGGTCGTCCCCAAGATATGTTCTCCGACTCGGCAATTCAGTTGCAGCCAGTATTTGCTCAGTGGGTGCAAAACTTGCACACCCTAGCTCCTGGTGGTACTGCTCCTAATGCTATAGAGCCAGTTAGTTATGCTTTTGGCGGCGGTATTTTGGCTGTTGGCGGCAAAGTGGCAATGATGCCTATTGCTTTGGGTACAGCGGACTTTTTAGTTCACCACATCCACGCCTTCACCATTCACGTCACCGTCCTGATTCTGCTCAAGGGTGTATTGTACGCCCGTAGTTCTCGTCTGATTCCAGACAAGGCAAACTTAGGCTTCCGCTTCCCTTGCGACGGTCCAGGCCGTGGCGGTACTTGCCAAGTATCTGGTTGGGACCACGTGTTCCTCGGATTATTCTGGATGTACAACTCCCTATCGATTGTGATCTTCCACTTCAGTTGGAAAATGCAATCAGATGTCTGGGGAACAGTAGATGCAGCAGGTAATGTGTCTCACATTACTGGTGGTAACTTTGCTGAAAGTGCCATTACCATTAATGGCTGGTTGCGTGACTTCTTGTGGGCGCAATCTGCACAAGTAATCAACTCCTACGGCAGTGCTTTATCTGCTTATGGTCTACTCTTCTTAGGCGCTCACTTTGTATGGGCATTCAGCTTAATGTTCCTGTTCAGTGGTCGCGGCTACTGGCAAGAACTGATTGAGTCCATTGTTTGGGCGCACAATAAGTTGAAAGTAGCACCAGCAATTCAGCCTCGCGCTCTGAGCATTATTCAGGGACGAGCTGTAGGTGTAGCTCACTACCTCTTAGGAGGAATTGTAACCACCTGGGCATTCTTCCACGCACACATCCTTTCAGTAGGGTAGCAATTCACTTCAGAAGTGCTGAGGGCTGAGGGCTGGGTGCTGAGTGATCAAAGCTCAAAACCTAGTTACTCAAAACTCAGAACTTCAAAAGATGACACCTGATGGCTAAAAGTCAGAGGATTTCTCAAACCTATGGCAACGAAATTTCCAAAATTTAGCCAGGATCTCGCACAGGACCCGACGACTCGTCGGATATGGTATGCGATCGCTACAGGAAACGACTTTGAAAGCCACGATGGCATGACTGAAGAAAATCTTTACCAAAAGATTTTCGCCACTCACTTCGGTCACTTGGCAATCATTTTCCTGTGGGCTTCCAGCCTCCTGTTCCACGTGGCCTGGCAAGGTAACTTTGAACAGTGGATTAAAGATCCCCTTCACATCCGCCCGATCGCCCATGCGATTTGGGACCCCCACTTTGGTGAACCTGCGATTGAAGCATTTACCCAAGGTGGCGCAAGCAATCCTGTAAACATTGCTTACTCTGGTGTTTACCACTGGTGGTACACAATCGGGATGCGGACGAACAGCGAACTGTATACCGGTTCTGTGTTCCTCCTCTTGTTATCAGCGTTATTCTTATTTGCTGGTTGGTTGCACTTACAACCCAAGTTCCGTCCTAGCCTCTCTTGGTTTAAGAGTGCTGAACCTCGCCTGAACCATCACTTGTCAGCGTTGTTTGGTGTTAGTTCTTTGGCTTGGGCTGGTCACTTGATTCACGTTGCTATCCCCGAATCTCGCGGACAGCACGTTGGTTGGGATAACTTCCTCACCACACTGCCCCACCCAGCAGGTTTGACTCCGTTCTTCACAGGTAACTGGGGAGTTTACGCTGCTAACCCTGATACTGCTGGCCATATTTTTAGTACATCTGAAGGTTCAGGTACAGCGATTCTGACTTTCTTGGGTGGTTTCCATCCTCAGACAGAATCCTTGTGGTTGACCGATATGGCTCACCACCACTTGGCGATCGCAGTTATCTTCATTATTGCTGGTCATATGTACCGGACTAACTTTGGAATTGGTCACAGCATCAAAGAAATGCTGAATTCCAAATCCGGTTTAATCCCTGGTAGCAAGAGTGAAGGTCAATTCAACCTGCCTCACCAAGGTTTGTACGACACCATTAACAACTCCCTGCACTTCCAGTTGTCTCTAGCTTTAGCAGCACTGGGAACCGCCACTTCGTTGGTAGCGCAGCATATGTACGCCCTGCCTCCTTACGCATTCATTGCTAAGGACTACACAACTCAAGCAGCGCTGTACACTCATCACCAGTATATTGCTGGCTTCTTGATGGTTGGTGCTTTTGCCCACGCCGCCATCTTCTGGGTACGTGACTACGACCCCGAACAAAACAAAGGCAACGTACTTGACCGGATATTACAGCACAAAGAAGCGATTATTTCTCACCTCAGCTGGGTATCGCTATTCTTGGGCTTCCATACCCTTGGTCTGTATGTACACAACGATGTAGTAGTAGCTTTCGGTACTCCTGAAAAGCAAATCTTGATTGAGCCTGTGTTCGCACAATTCATTCAAGCTGCTCACGGTAAAGTACTTTACGGTTTAGACACATTGCTGTCTAACCCAGACAGCATCGCCTACACAGCTTATCCTAACTACGGCAACGTTTGGTTGGGTGGCTGGTTGGATGCCATTAACTCTGGTACCAACTCCCTATTCTTAACAATCGGCCCTGGCGACTTCTTGGTTCACCACGCATTCGCTTTGGCTATTCACACCACCACCTTGGTACTTGTTAAAGGTGCTTTGGACGCTCGTGGTTCCAAGTTGATGCCCGATAAAAAGGACTTCGGCTATGCGTTCCCTTGCGACGGTCCGGGCCGTGGCGGTACTTGCGACATCTCAGCTTGGGACTCTTTCTACCTAGCGATGTTCTGGATGTTAAACACCATTGGTTGGGTAACCTTCTACTGGCACTGGAAACATCTAGGTATTTGGCAAGGTAACGTTGCTCAGTTTAACGAAAACTCTACATATCTCATGGGCTGGTTCCGTGACTATCTCTGGGCTAACTCGGCTCAGTTGATTAACGGATACAATCCTTACGGCGTGAATAACCTATCTGTTTGGGCTTGGATGTTCCTATTCGGACACCTTGTTTGGGCAACTGGTTTCATGTTCCTGATTTCTTGGAGAGGTTACTGGCAAGAGTTGATTGAAACCCTTGTTTGGGCGCACGAGCGTACTCCTCTAGCTAACTTGGTTCGCTGGAAAGACAAGCCCGTTGCTCTATCCATTGTTCAAGCTCGTTTGGTAGGTCTAGCCCACTTCACTGTCGGCTATGTTGTTACCTACGCGGCGTTCTTGATTGCCTCAACTGCTGGTAAGTTCGGTTAATTCGGCTGCTAGTTTTGTAGGTTAATAAAAGTCCCCTGCCTTAAGGTGGGGGATTTTTTCATGGGTCATTAGGAGAAAGAGAGAAGTTTATTGTCTATGCTTATTCTATTTGAGCTTTATGAAATCAATAAAATAGTAGCCTATAATTTTAGTATCACTAAATATCACTTAATCTATGAAATTCAGAATATTCAGAATAATTGATATTCAAAAAGATACAAATCTGAATTGCTACTCTGTCCTTACAGTAGTTAGCATCCGTGATTTTATAGAATTTGTTACACCTATTCACGGACAGAAAGGCAACCTTGATGAGCAAAGAGAAGTTCTACAAACTAGGTCTGCCAAAATTATTCGTAATCAAATGGTGGAAGATTTGCAAAAAGGAGGAATATTACCTCCTATAGTATTAGGAATTATTGATGTTAGCGAAAACATAAAAAAAATCGATGAAGATGTATGTTTGAAATTTTTTGAACCCAAGATTAAAAACAAAGAAGAAAAAGAAAATATTATTACTATTTTAGATGGGATGCAAAGAATACAAGCATTAAAAGATGCTCTAAAAAAATCAGATATTAATCATAATCTTAGAGTTGAATTTTGGTTTGCTCAAGATGAATCTGCTTTGTTGTATAGAATGTTGGTACTTAATTCTGGTCAAATTCCTTGGGGACTTGATAAACAATTAGAGGTAGTTTTTAAGCCAATTCTTAAAAAATTGAAATATCGTGTTCCTTATTTAGATAAGTTAATCTCACAGAAATTATATACACAGTCAGAAATTGTAGAGATGTTTTTGGCGTTTGCTTCTAGAAAAGTAAGAATTGACAAAAAACAACAATTAGCTGAATATCATGCAGCTTTAGATATTATGAGTCTAATTAGGGAAAAATCGGCACATATTATTGATAAATTTGAAGATATTTTTAAATTGATGACTGAAATTGATCAAATACTTTCAGGAATTGAAGACCGCTATGTTTTCAATAATCAAACAGCAAGAGTTGGATTTATAGTAGCTTGTGCGGAAAAAACTTTTGGGTTATTGGGAAGTAATATTGAGAAAGACTATGCACAGGTAGAGGATAATTTTAATAATATAATTTTTAAATTAGAGAAACTTAAAGGTCAAATTAAAGGTCAAATCAAATTCCAAGACAATCACAAATTTCTTGCTTTAGACCTTTTGAAAGAGAAATTAAGCTCTATTCCTAAAGAAAAACACAGACAAGCCTTTTTAGATGGCTTTAAAGTAATTTTTTCTGAACATGAAATAAACTCTTTTGCTGTTTGCTGGAACAAAATGTACTAAAAATATATATGACAAGAAATAAAACAAGCTCGATTAAAAAAGTGGTAGTAAAAATACAAGCTGTTATTAATACAGAAGAGAAATACACTATTTATGGTGATAAAACGTGTGAAAAATGGTTAGAATTTTTAACTATTGATAATAAAATACGTTTATTTCCTAATTTTTATAGTGCTTGGCTCATTTATGAAAATGAGAATTATTTGGTATTAGTCAATCATAAATTTAAATATCGAATTCCCAGTTTTCTACAAGAAGAAAATCTTAATTCAGGTGCGTGGGTAGCCATTATTGACGAATTAGACCTGCCTCTTACAGGAGATACCGATATATTAAAGGAAATTTTGGGAAGTGAGTGGGACACAAATCCAACAGGATTTAAAGAAGTTAATGTTGATACAGTAATTGGTGATTATAGCCTAAAAGATTGTTTTACAAGTATTTTTTTATATAAAATAATTAACACATTTATTCATAAAGAAGAACTAAATCAAATTACAGGTATTGTGCTAACTGAAAGTGAAAGTTCTTGTTTGCTACCATATAGTACAGAAGTTTTACAAGAGTTTAAAAATACATTTGGAAGAGGGAATAAATATATTCCTTTTGAAAATATTGTGGCGAGTTATGTAGCCTCAGATTTCAAGTTTGCTTATTTGGACTTGTATAGGTGCATAGAAGGACTACAACCTCTTTATTTCTTAAAAGATTTTTATGATAAATTTACATTGAAAGGTAAATCTGTTCAAGACTTTTATATTGATTTTTATGAAACTACAAAATTAGAACCTAAATTAGAAGATTCTTTAAAAAAGCTACTCGCATCAATAGATATAAATTATCTATATGCCGACAAGCCAAATGGCAGTGCTAGTTCTTATTTGTATAAGCTGAGAAATCAAATTGTTCATTTGCGTCCAAAGCAATCTAATGATTTAGTACCCAAATCTATTGATATTTGGAATTTCTTAATGTTAGATATGCTAATAATAATTCAAAATCTATATACAGCTAATGAAGACTTATTAACTCTACAAGCCTCATCTAAAGAAGCAGAAATAGAAGCTACTTTCACAGCACTTGCTAATCAGTGGCATGAAGAAAATCGTGGTGTATCATCAACTAACCAAATGTGTATGCACCCAGCTTATCAACAAATTATAGGAATGGGTGAACCTGTTATACCTTTACTACTTAGAGAATTAGAAAAAAACTCTGGATGTTGGTTTTGGGCATTAAAATCTATTTCCAGAGAAGATCCTGTATCTCCAGAATCCAGAGGAAATACAAAAGAAATGACTCAAGCATGGCTTGAGTGGGGAAAGCAAAGGGGCTATAGGTAGGTAACAAGGCTTAGGCGCTAACTATGTAAAAAAATTATTGATCGTGATTTTCCCAAATCTTATTTACAAGCAAACCCAATATATGAAAAACTGGCAAGAACGCATTAGTATTAATCCTCAAGTGTGTCACGGGAAACCATGTATCAAAGATACACGTATCATGATATCAGTTATTCTTGATAACCTTGCTGATGGACTGACCTTTGAAGAAATAGTCAAAGATTATCCACCACTAACTTTAGAAGATATCAAAGCGGCTATTGCTTATGCAGCACAACTAACTAGGGAAGAGGAACTGTTACCACTGCGATGACAAAAATGTTAGTGAAACTTGACGAAAACATGGCACAAAAACACGTTGAGTTTTTACAACAATCTGGTTATAGTGCTGACAGGGTAACAGATGAGGGACTATCTGGTGCAAAAGATGAAGTTGTTTGGCAACAAGTCTGTGCTGAAGGAAGATTTTTCATTACCCTTGATTTAGATTTTTCTGATGTTCGCCGTTTTCCACCAGGTACGCATCCTGGTATTTTATTATTGCGATCGCGTAATCGTAGCCGTCAAGCTGTGCTATAAATTTTAACTCGCGTTGTAAATGAACAATCTTTAGTAGCTTTAAAGGGTTGTCTTGTGGTTGCAGATGAAATCCAGACAAGAATCCGTCGTCCATTTCCCGAAACATAAATTTTCAAGTCTGTATTTTGGTTGCATTCCCATTTACAGACTTGATTTTTATAGGGTGGACAGTGCCTACCCTAGCGTTATTGATAATGCAATCAGAGTTATTCGGGGATTAAAAACTTGGCTACGGTTTGTACATCCTTATCACCGCGTCCAGAACAGTTAAGTACAATTCGCGGACTACCACTCAGTTGAGGACATAGGGTTTCTAGATAAGCGATCGCATGAGCAGTTTCCAAAGCTGGTATAATTCCCTCTAGGCGAGATAGTCGCTGGAACGCTGCCAAAGCCTCTGCATCAGTCACACTATAATATTCAGCCCTTCCCATATCCTTCAAATAGCTATGTTCTGGCCCTACCCCAGGATAATCTAAACCTGCACTAATGGAATGCGCCTCAATGATTTGCCCTTCTTCATCTTGCAACAAATAGCTCATTGCTCCGTGCAGTACACCAATCTGTCCTTTTGTCAAGGTAGCAGCGTGTTTTTCTGTATTCACACCTTCGCCGGCTGCTTCTACCCCAATTAACCGGATAGAAGACTCATTGACAAACTCGTGGAATAATCCCATCGCGTTGGAACCACCACCCACGCAAGCTATGAGAATATCAGGTAAACCGCCCCACTTTTCCATTGCTTGAACGCGAGTTTCTACACCAATCACAGCATGAAAATCCCGTACCATCATCGGGTAAGGATGGGGACCAGCGACAGAACCCAAAATGTAGTGAGTTGTTTCCACGTTCGTCACCCAATCGCGGATAGCTTCAGAAGTCGCATCCTTGAGGGTTCCGGTTCCCGCTTCCACTGGACGAACTTCAGCCCCCATCAATCGCATTCTGAATACATTCAAGGCTTGACGTTCCATGTCGTGAACGCCCATGTAAATCACACATTCCAGCCCAAACCGAGCGCAAACCGTCGCTGTGGCTACTCCATGCTGTCCTGCGCCTGTTTCGGCAATTACTCTTTTCTTGCCCATGCGCCGCGCCAACAATACCTGACCCAAGGCATTATTAATTTTATGTGCGCCTGTGTGATTTAAGTCTTCACGCTTTAAGTAAATTTGCGCTCCTGTACCATCGGGACGGGCATAATGAGCAGTGAGGCGTTCGGCAAAATACAACGGTGTGGCGCGTCCGACATAATCTCGCAGTAAATCTTGTAATTCTGCTTGAAAACTTGGGTCGTGGCGATATTGCTGATAAGCTGTTTCTAATTCAGCTAAAGCCGGCATCAGTGTTTCCGGGACGTACTTACCGCCAAAGCGTCCAAAGCGTCCAAGGATGTCGGGAACCTGAGTATTTGATAGGGAACTGGGGGAGAGGGGTGTAGTAGTCACGGAAAGTTTTTGATGACAGGATAGATTTAATTATTATAAAAGCATACTCAGCCCTGGCGATTAGAAATCGCGGAACCACCCAAACAAAGTCCGCCTGCGCGGACTAACAGAAAATCAAGGTTTTCAACCCGCGTAGGCGGCCTTCCCTCCGGGAAGACGCTACGCGTCACGCCTGTGTAGCCGTGACTGACCGTCGCCTGGTGCTAAAACTGGAATTTTTTCTTAATCAAACGTTTTATGTCTTCTGATAAATCTTCTAACAAACGCTTTGTTTACCGTGAATTTGGTAATGATAACTCTGCGGCTACCCAAAGAGGGGTTCCGGAATTACCTCCGCAGCAACAAAACCTGAAGGTGGAGGCTTCGCGCAAAGGACGCAAGGGTAAAACTGTGACTGTGATTAGCGGTTTCCAGACTAAACCAGAAGTTTTGACTGATTTAGTTAAACAGTTAAAAAGTCAATGCGGTTCTGGTGGTACTGTGAAAGATAATGAAATTGAAATTCAGGGCGAGCATAAAC
The window above is part of the Nodularia spumigena CCY9414 genome. Proteins encoded here:
- the trpB gene encoding tryptophan synthase subunit beta, giving the protein MTTTPLSPSSLSNTQVPDILGRFGRFGGKYVPETLMPALAELETAYQQYRHDPSFQAELQDLLRDYVGRATPLYFAERLTAHYARPDGTGAQIYLKREDLNHTGAHKINNALGQVLLARRMGKKRVIAETGAGQHGVATATVCARFGLECVIYMGVHDMERQALNVFRMRLMGAEVRPVEAGTGTLKDATSEAIRDWVTNVETTHYILGSVAGPHPYPMMVRDFHAVIGVETRVQAMEKWGGLPDILIACVGGGSNAMGLFHEFVNESSIRLIGVEAAGEGVNTEKHAATLTKGQIGVLHGAMSYLLQDEEGQIIEAHSISAGLDYPGVGPEHSYLKDMGRAEYYSVTDAEALAAFQRLSRLEGIIPALETAHAIAYLETLCPQLSGSPRIVLNCSGRGDKDVQTVAKFLIPE
- a CDS encoding translation initiation factor is translated as MSSDKSSNKRFVYREFGNDNSAATQRGVPELPPQQQNLKVEASRKGRKGKTVTVISGFQTKPEVLTDLVKQLKSQCGSGGTVKDNEIEIQGEHKQKILDILTKLGYKAKISGG